The Nitrospira sp. genome contains a region encoding:
- the flhF gene encoding flagellar biosynthesis protein FlhF, which produces MKVKTFHALTMQDAMRAIKEELGPDAIILSSKEVREGGRLLRAFNRPVLEVMAASDQDAQPSVQVREPAPKSAPPMPRPDAAPPSPLAAQTFQQTLATMLQPNGEAGAPIAGKRPASLKPSQDDEKPNRLRHLHTVVGELSRLLQDLSQEESQPPARPLSPVFSRLRCSLVEQGMNPSTAEALVNDVCETMKAEGVSGNESAKRAVQREISQRIRTSGPLINGDGHSAIGLFIGPSGTGKTSAVAKLAAHYRLEQRKSVAIITFDNHREAAVEQLRRYAKLIGAPFACALSARQLSEGLRRHAQVDLVLVDMPGVGPDDLTLAKELRHLLAKETVTTHLVLPASIAEREAHRITERLHDLPKPNLLFTKLDETESFGSIFEVAYRSGVPLSYWSVGRRVPGDIEIASAERLAALITAEGSRGAVGQSVRSSETAPELTGTGTHHG; this is translated from the coding sequence ATGAAAGTAAAGACGTTTCACGCACTCACCATGCAGGACGCCATGCGGGCCATTAAGGAAGAACTGGGGCCGGACGCCATCATCCTGTCCTCGAAAGAAGTACGCGAAGGGGGACGACTGCTCCGGGCGTTCAATCGCCCGGTGCTGGAAGTCATGGCAGCCTCTGATCAGGACGCACAGCCATCCGTTCAGGTCAGGGAACCGGCCCCCAAATCCGCTCCACCAATGCCTCGGCCCGATGCCGCGCCCCCTTCGCCTCTGGCGGCGCAAACCTTTCAACAGACGCTGGCAACCATGCTGCAACCGAATGGTGAGGCGGGCGCACCGATTGCCGGGAAGCGGCCCGCATCATTGAAACCATCTCAGGACGATGAGAAGCCGAACCGGCTGCGGCATCTGCACACTGTGGTGGGCGAATTGAGCCGGTTGTTGCAAGACTTGTCGCAAGAGGAGAGTCAACCGCCCGCGCGCCCGCTGTCGCCCGTGTTTTCGAGGTTGCGCTGCTCCTTGGTCGAACAGGGGATGAATCCGTCCACTGCCGAAGCGCTCGTCAACGATGTCTGCGAAACCATGAAAGCCGAGGGTGTGAGCGGCAATGAGTCGGCCAAGCGCGCGGTCCAGCGGGAGATCTCGCAACGAATCCGAACCAGCGGGCCATTGATCAACGGGGACGGGCATTCCGCCATCGGTCTCTTCATCGGGCCCAGTGGTACCGGAAAGACCTCTGCGGTAGCCAAGCTGGCGGCGCACTACCGTCTTGAGCAACGAAAATCCGTGGCCATCATTACCTTTGACAATCATCGGGAGGCCGCCGTCGAACAGTTGCGTCGGTACGCCAAGCTGATTGGAGCGCCGTTCGCGTGCGCGCTATCGGCCCGACAGCTGTCTGAAGGGCTCCGCCGTCATGCGCAGGTCGATCTCGTGCTGGTCGATATGCCGGGAGTCGGACCGGATGATCTGACGTTGGCCAAAGAATTGCGTCATCTGTTGGCAAAGGAGACCGTGACGACTCATCTTGTCCTTCCGGCGTCCATCGCGGAACGTGAGGCCCACCGGATTACGGAGCGTCTCCACGATCTGCCGAAGCCGAATCTGCTGTTTACGAAGCTCGACGAGACGGAGTCTTTTGGATCTATCTTCGAAGTGGCTTATCGATCCGGGGTACCGCTCTCCTATTGGAGTGTCGGGCGACGAGTTCCCGGAGACATCGAGATCGCCTCCGCAGAACGCCTGGCGGCGCTCATCACCGCAGAGGGTTCGCGTGGGGCCGTCGGTCAATCGGTTCGATCATCGGAGACAGCTCCTGAGTTGACAGGAACTGGAACACATCATGGATAA
- the flhA gene encoding flagellar biosynthesis protein FlhA yields MATAIEPAGRTQLIKHPDVLMSVGVVAIIMVMLMPLPRFLLDLLLSFDITLSVIILLVGLQVRRPIEFSVFPSVLLMITLFRLSLNIASTRLILLHGNEGAGAAGEVIRAFGNFVVGGNYTVGLVVFTILVIINFVVVTKGAGRVAEVAARFTLDAMPGKQMSIDADLNAGLINEADARRRRREISEEADFYGAMDGASKFVRGDAIAAVIIVLVNILGGLAIGILQQGMSPALAAQTYTILTVGEGLVAQIPALIVSTAAGIVVTRAASDTDLGGEMTRQLLTSSKAVGIAAGILLVLGLIPGLPHLAFLVLGSAVGWMAYHLHKQEQLQEAPVPSPVAPKADEGVTRVIPLDLMEVQVGYGLIGLVEGTQGTALLDRIKALRRQFAEAMGFVVPPIHIRDNLQLRPNEYAIILKGVEVAKAEVLPGHLLAIDPGTGQRGLVKGITTKEPAFGLPALWITEDTREQAQIAGYTVVDASSAIATHLSELIKRHGHELLGRQEVQALLDEVGKSHPKLVEELIPTLVPLGTVVRVLGNLLKEGIPIRDLRSILEAISDQATSTKDADVLTEYARQALARTITKQYQAPDGSLLVITLDPRLDRSLAEQVAALPPGASLNLDPALSHKLLSNLKQAAERVAARGQQPIVLCSQAVRRHLRRHSDRLLHSVPVMGLNEVDAFVRLQSLDTVRIDLELAQPS; encoded by the coding sequence ATGGCGACTGCAATAGAACCAGCGGGCCGAACCCAGTTGATCAAGCATCCGGACGTTCTGATGTCCGTTGGAGTCGTGGCCATCATCATGGTCATGTTGATGCCGCTGCCGCGGTTTCTGCTCGACTTGTTATTGAGCTTCGACATCACGTTGTCGGTCATTATTCTGCTGGTCGGACTGCAAGTCCGGCGACCGATTGAGTTCTCGGTGTTTCCCTCGGTGCTCTTGATGATTACGCTCTTCAGGTTGTCCCTGAACATCGCCTCCACGCGTCTCATTCTGCTGCATGGCAACGAGGGTGCCGGAGCGGCCGGCGAAGTCATCCGCGCCTTCGGGAACTTTGTGGTCGGAGGCAACTATACGGTTGGCCTGGTGGTGTTCACGATTCTTGTCATCATCAATTTCGTCGTGGTGACGAAAGGCGCGGGACGTGTGGCCGAGGTGGCCGCTCGCTTCACGTTGGACGCCATGCCCGGAAAACAGATGAGTATCGATGCCGACCTGAACGCCGGTCTGATCAATGAAGCAGATGCGCGCCGCCGGCGGCGGGAGATCTCCGAAGAGGCGGACTTCTATGGAGCCATGGACGGTGCCAGCAAGTTTGTCCGGGGAGATGCCATCGCGGCCGTCATTATTGTACTGGTCAACATTCTGGGTGGATTGGCGATCGGTATTCTACAGCAAGGCATGAGTCCGGCCCTTGCGGCGCAGACCTATACCATTCTCACGGTCGGCGAGGGGTTGGTGGCGCAAATTCCGGCCCTGATTGTCTCGACCGCGGCGGGTATCGTGGTGACGCGCGCCGCCTCCGACACGGACTTGGGCGGTGAGATGACTCGACAGCTGCTGACGTCCTCCAAGGCGGTGGGCATTGCGGCCGGCATTCTCCTCGTGCTGGGATTGATACCGGGTCTTCCACATCTGGCGTTCCTCGTGTTGGGCAGCGCTGTCGGGTGGATGGCCTACCATCTCCACAAGCAGGAACAGCTTCAAGAGGCTCCGGTACCGAGTCCGGTCGCACCGAAGGCGGATGAAGGGGTGACCCGAGTGATCCCGCTCGATCTTATGGAGGTGCAGGTAGGGTACGGACTGATAGGACTCGTCGAAGGAACGCAAGGCACGGCGCTGTTGGATCGGATCAAAGCCTTGCGGCGCCAGTTTGCGGAAGCGATGGGTTTCGTGGTGCCTCCGATCCATATCCGCGACAATCTCCAGCTGCGCCCGAACGAGTACGCCATCATTCTTAAAGGAGTGGAGGTTGCGAAGGCGGAGGTATTGCCCGGCCATCTGCTGGCGATCGACCCTGGGACCGGCCAACGAGGATTAGTGAAAGGAATTACGACCAAAGAGCCGGCGTTCGGGTTGCCCGCGCTTTGGATCACCGAGGATACCCGCGAACAAGCTCAGATTGCGGGATATACCGTAGTCGATGCGAGTTCCGCCATCGCCACGCATCTCTCCGAGTTGATTAAGCGTCACGGCCATGAACTGTTGGGTCGGCAGGAGGTGCAAGCGCTATTGGACGAAGTTGGAAAATCGCATCCCAAGCTGGTGGAGGAGCTTATCCCGACGCTGGTGCCGCTTGGAACGGTCGTGCGGGTTCTCGGCAATCTGCTCAAGGAAGGCATTCCGATACGAGATTTGCGGTCGATCCTTGAAGCGATTTCCGACCAGGCGACAAGCACCAAGGATGCCGACGTGCTCACGGAGTATGCCCGGCAAGCATTAGCCCGGACCATCACCAAGCAGTATCAGGCGCCCGACGGCAGTTTGCTCGTGATTACCTTGGATCCCCGGCTCGATCGTTCATTGGCGGAACAAGTGGCGGCCTTGCCGCCCGGCGCCAGTTTGAACCTTGATCCCGCACTGTCGCATAAGCTCTTGAGCAACCTGAAGCAGGCCGCCGAGCGGGTCGCAGCGCGGGGACAGCAGCCGATCGTTCTCTGTTCGCAGGCCGTGCGCCGCCATCTCCGGCGACACAGCGATCGCCTTCTTCATTCAGTTCCCGTCATGGGACTGAACGAAGTCGATGCCTTCGTTCGCTTGCAATCACTCGATACGGTTCGGATCGACTTGGAATTGGCGCAACCATCTTAG
- the flhB gene encoding flagellar biosynthesis protein FlhB — protein sequence MAEDRSNKTEPATPKRKEDARRKGQIAMSRDVSTAAVLLGGVGLLASMLPVGMLKMTEMTRQGLTLSFPQEFYEGLSIEQVSSIIIHAGMTVFALCLPIVVGILVMGSGTALLQTGLLWRADALQPDVSRISPLKGLSRLFSFRSVMELIKGLLKIAIVTGVGLWVARHDILRIPGLIEFDMGSVLQVTGQLSLKVGLAVSGAIAVLAVFDYFYQRYEWERSLRMSKDEIKEEHKAAEGDPLIKSRVRTVQRELTKKRMMAAVKTADVVITNPTHLAVALKYDTATMGAPVVVAKGAGLIAERIRELARHHGVPVVENKFVARTIFKLVDIGREIPSDLYRVVAEILAFVYRARGMTP from the coding sequence ATGGCTGAAGACCGGAGCAATAAGACAGAACCGGCGACCCCGAAACGCAAAGAGGATGCGCGCCGCAAAGGACAGATCGCCATGAGTCGCGATGTGTCGACGGCGGCCGTTCTCTTGGGAGGCGTCGGCCTCTTGGCGTCCATGTTGCCGGTCGGCATGCTGAAAATGACTGAAATGACCCGTCAAGGTCTCACCCTCTCGTTTCCCCAGGAGTTCTACGAAGGGCTGTCGATCGAACAGGTGTCTTCGATCATCATTCACGCCGGGATGACGGTGTTTGCCCTCTGTCTTCCGATCGTGGTGGGGATTCTCGTGATGGGAAGCGGTACCGCGCTCTTGCAAACGGGCTTGTTGTGGCGCGCGGACGCGCTTCAACCGGATGTCTCCCGGATCAGCCCGTTGAAAGGACTGTCCCGGTTGTTCTCGTTTCGATCCGTGATGGAGCTCATCAAGGGACTCCTCAAGATCGCCATTGTCACGGGCGTCGGTCTCTGGGTCGCCCGCCACGACATTCTACGGATTCCAGGGTTGATCGAGTTTGATATGGGGTCCGTCTTGCAGGTGACCGGACAACTGTCCTTGAAAGTCGGATTAGCCGTTTCCGGAGCGATCGCCGTCCTGGCCGTGTTCGACTATTTCTATCAGCGTTACGAATGGGAACGAAGCCTCCGCATGTCGAAGGATGAAATCAAGGAAGAGCACAAGGCGGCGGAAGGCGATCCGCTCATCAAGAGCCGTGTGCGGACCGTCCAGCGGGAACTCACGAAGAAACGGATGATGGCGGCCGTCAAGACCGCGGACGTGGTGATCACCAACCCGACCCATTTGGCCGTCGCGCTGAAATACGATACCGCCACGATGGGGGCTCCGGTGGTCGTCGCCAAAGGCGCCGGTTTGATCGCGGAACGCATCCGAGAGCTGGCGCGCCATCACGGCGTGCCGGTCGTCGAGAACAAGTTCGTCGCGAGAACGATCTTCAAGCTTGTCGATATCGGCAGGGAGATTCCCAGTGATCTGTATCGCGTCGTGGCGGAGATTCTAGCGTTTGTGTATCGCGCCAGGGGCATGACGCCATGA
- the fliR gene encoding flagellar biosynthetic protein FliR has product MALTQTFQILLPEFQAFLVLISRIGGLVAALPVLSGRAVPMKVKVILVLALGVLLAPMVRLPILPYDPLAMTAGLVSEMVIGLTIGLAVRLFFSALEVAGELIGVQMGFGVVQLFDPATAHQTSIIGQYFTLLASLVFLSLNGHMLLVATILSSYDAIPAFGASLPAGTGDDVLRLSQSMFVVGLKLAAPVLVIILLINILLAILGRAVVQINVFVLSFPVTIAAGLAVLGLSLPFTVELLVREIERLQLTIHGLMKALGYG; this is encoded by the coding sequence ATGGCGCTGACACAGACTTTCCAGATTCTTCTTCCGGAGTTCCAAGCCTTCTTGGTCCTGATTTCCCGCATCGGTGGGCTTGTGGCTGCCTTACCGGTCTTGAGCGGCCGAGCGGTTCCAATGAAAGTCAAAGTGATCCTTGTTCTGGCGTTGGGGGTGCTGTTGGCCCCAATGGTGCGGCTCCCGATTCTACCCTACGATCCACTGGCCATGACCGCCGGACTCGTGAGCGAAATGGTGATCGGGCTGACGATCGGACTGGCCGTCCGATTGTTCTTCAGCGCGCTTGAAGTGGCCGGAGAGTTGATCGGCGTCCAGATGGGATTCGGCGTGGTGCAACTGTTCGATCCCGCCACCGCGCATCAGACCTCCATCATCGGCCAATACTTCACGTTGTTGGCCTCACTCGTCTTTCTCTCGCTGAACGGACATATGCTCCTGGTCGCCACAATCCTGTCCAGTTATGACGCCATTCCGGCCTTCGGAGCGTCACTTCCGGCCGGAACGGGAGACGATGTGCTGCGCCTGTCTCAATCCATGTTCGTCGTCGGATTGAAATTGGCGGCGCCCGTGCTCGTCATCATTCTCCTGATCAATATTCTTTTGGCGATCCTTGGACGAGCGGTCGTTCAGATCAACGTGTTTGTGCTGAGTTTCCCCGTCACCATCGCCGCAGGCCTGGCCGTGCTGGGTTTGTCCTTGCCGTTTACGGTTGAACTCTTGGTTCGTGAGATCGAGCGGCTGCAGCTGACGATACACGGGCTGATGAAAGCGTTGGGTTATGGCTGA
- the fliQ gene encoding flagellar biosynthesis protein FliQ, translating to MTPELVTELGRQALETTLLVSSPILGLSLFVGLAISVLQAMTQLNEATLTFVPKILALFGALLLFLPWMLNVMTTFTANLLINIPNYVH from the coding sequence ATGACGCCGGAGTTGGTGACCGAACTGGGCAGACAAGCGTTGGAGACGACACTGCTGGTGTCGTCGCCGATTCTGGGGCTCAGTCTGTTCGTCGGCTTGGCGATCAGCGTTCTCCAGGCGATGACCCAGCTGAATGAGGCCACGCTCACGTTCGTCCCCAAAATACTGGCTCTCTTCGGTGCGCTGTTGCTGTTTCTGCCGTGGATGTTGAACGTCATGACGACATTCACGGCGAATCTGCTCATCAATATTCCCAACTACGTGCATTAG
- the fliP gene encoding flagellar type III secretion system pore protein FliP (The bacterial flagellar biogenesis protein FliP forms a type III secretion system (T3SS)-type pore required for flagellar assembly.), protein MWAIVVGAMAILLIPSSGSAASGPSVSIDFGANGPQQTSVVIQILILLTVLSLAPALFIMVTSFTRIVIVLSFLRQALGTPTVPPNQVLLSLALFLTMFIMAPVGQAVYSNAMQPLIAEQISYEDAWKRGIEPVRTFMLHQVRDKDLELFITLSHIPKPERVDDVPTHAIIPAFILSELRIAFQIGFLIYIPFLIVDMVVASILMSMGMMLLPPVVISLPFKLILFVLADGWYLVVGSMVRSFQ, encoded by the coding sequence ATGTGGGCGATCGTGGTGGGGGCAATGGCGATCCTCCTGATACCCTCGTCGGGCTCGGCAGCGAGCGGTCCTTCGGTCAGCATTGATTTCGGAGCGAACGGCCCCCAACAAACTTCGGTGGTCATCCAGATCTTGATTCTTCTGACGGTCCTGTCCCTGGCGCCGGCCCTCTTCATCATGGTCACGTCCTTCACAAGAATCGTCATCGTCTTGTCGTTTCTCCGGCAAGCGCTCGGAACGCCCACAGTGCCGCCGAACCAAGTGTTGCTGTCTTTGGCGCTGTTCTTGACGATGTTTATCATGGCGCCCGTGGGTCAGGCCGTCTACAGCAATGCCATGCAACCGTTGATCGCCGAACAGATTTCGTATGAGGATGCGTGGAAAAGGGGTATCGAGCCGGTGCGAACATTCATGCTTCACCAGGTGAGGGACAAGGATCTTGAACTGTTCATCACGTTGAGTCACATCCCGAAGCCTGAGCGGGTGGATGATGTTCCCACCCATGCGATTATCCCGGCGTTCATTCTGAGCGAGCTGCGGATTGCGTTTCAAATCGGGTTCTTAATCTACATCCCCTTTCTGATCGTCGACATGGTGGTCGCCAGTATTCTGATGTCGATGGGTATGATGCTCCTTCCTCCTGTCGTGATTTCCCTCCCGTTCAAACTGATCTTATTCGTGCTGGCTGACGGCTGGTATCTGGTGGTGGGTTCGATGGTGCGTAGCTTTCAGTGA
- a CDS encoding flagellar biosynthetic protein FliO, whose protein sequence is MIDLWESLFRTVSALAVVLALMGVAALAVRRLMGHRLGITGGRPLVQVLASGYVAPRKTVSLVSVAGEYLIIGTTATDLVPLGRVSDSAQLRELLAAPIQTPSTESPAPQSVLASWLRRLPLSSFNHDKGIHG, encoded by the coding sequence GTGATTGATCTGTGGGAAAGCTTGTTCCGCACCGTCTCGGCTCTGGCTGTGGTGTTGGCTCTCATGGGGGTCGCGGCGTTGGCGGTCCGGCGACTGATGGGGCATCGATTGGGAATCACCGGCGGCCGACCGCTTGTCCAGGTACTCGCCAGCGGCTATGTCGCTCCGCGCAAGACGGTCAGCCTCGTGTCGGTCGCGGGTGAATATCTGATCATCGGGACGACGGCAACCGACCTGGTCCCATTGGGGCGCGTCAGCGATTCCGCTCAATTGCGTGAATTGCTCGCTGCACCCATCCAGACTCCTTCCACCGAAAGCCCGGCGCCGCAGTCGGTCTTGGCCTCATGGCTTCGACGTCTGCCGCTGAGCTCGTTTAATCATGACAAAGGAATCCATGGCTAA
- the fliN gene encoding flagellar motor switch protein FliN encodes MAESESATRTDPQTTGNPTPQPASFPSVQSTEAGGTPKNIDFILDIPMSVSVYVGSTKMAIRDLLQLAQGSVIELDKLAGEPMEVMVNNKLVARGEVVVVNEKFGIRLTDVVSAAERVQQLR; translated from the coding sequence ATGGCTGAATCAGAATCCGCGACTCGCACCGACCCTCAGACGACCGGGAATCCTACTCCGCAACCCGCTTCGTTTCCGTCAGTCCAAAGCACGGAAGCCGGAGGCACTCCGAAGAACATCGATTTCATCCTGGACATTCCGATGAGCGTCTCGGTTTACGTCGGATCGACCAAGATGGCGATTCGCGATCTGTTGCAGCTGGCGCAAGGGTCGGTGATCGAACTGGACAAATTGGCGGGCGAACCGATGGAAGTGATGGTGAACAACAAACTGGTCGCTCGCGGCGAAGTGGTGGTCGTGAATGAAAAGTTCGGCATTCGATTGACGGATGTAGTCAGCGCGGCGGAACGCGTGCAGCAACTTCGTTGA
- the fliM gene encoding flagellar motor switch protein FliM produces MEKILSQDEIDALLKGVVSGEVETAPKDNTQDAKGVTRYDLFNQERIIRGRMPTMEMVNDRFIRRQSIIWTSMFREAVDFAVVGTQVVKFGEFLKKVPMPSSLNVFHMHPLRGNALFVMDAFLVYLVVDYFFGGKGQTHVKPEGRDFTSVQLRIIKRLLLQALVDLEKAWQAVVPVKVEYLRSESNPQFAMVVTASEIVVVVTLQVILGETARELYIVYPYSMLEPIKEKLYSGLVSDHVDQNGEWNQRFRDRLQDCPLPIAVRLGTATVTVKDVMNFTPGDVILLDQRPGDLLDCYVEGHHKFQGSPGIFKGNHACRVTKVSS; encoded by the coding sequence ATGGAAAAGATCCTGTCACAGGACGAAATCGATGCGCTCCTCAAGGGAGTCGTTTCTGGAGAGGTCGAGACCGCTCCTAAGGACAATACACAAGATGCAAAAGGTGTGACGCGATACGATCTGTTCAATCAGGAGCGGATCATCCGCGGGCGGATGCCGACCATGGAGATGGTCAACGACCGGTTCATCCGCCGCCAATCGATCATTTGGACCAGCATGTTTCGAGAGGCCGTCGATTTCGCCGTGGTCGGAACGCAAGTCGTCAAGTTCGGCGAGTTCTTGAAAAAAGTTCCGATGCCGTCGTCGCTGAACGTGTTTCATATGCATCCGTTGCGGGGAAACGCGCTCTTCGTGATGGATGCGTTTCTGGTGTATCTCGTCGTGGATTATTTCTTCGGCGGAAAGGGACAGACTCATGTGAAGCCTGAGGGACGGGATTTTACGTCCGTCCAGCTGCGTATCATTAAACGATTGTTGCTGCAAGCTCTCGTCGACCTCGAAAAGGCTTGGCAGGCGGTCGTGCCGGTCAAGGTGGAGTACCTCCGCTCCGAAAGCAACCCGCAGTTCGCGATGGTGGTCACCGCCTCGGAAATCGTGGTGGTCGTGACCCTCCAAGTCATTCTGGGAGAAACCGCCCGCGAGCTGTACATCGTGTATCCCTACAGCATGCTTGAGCCGATCAAAGAGAAGCTCTATTCCGGCCTCGTCTCGGATCATGTCGATCAGAACGGAGAGTGGAATCAGCGATTTCGTGACCGGCTGCAGGACTGTCCCCTCCCTATTGCGGTGCGGTTGGGAACGGCGACCGTGACGGTGAAAGATGTCATGAATTTTACCCCCGGAGACGTCATCTTGCTTGACCAGCGTCCGGGTGACCTCCTCGACTGTTATGTCGAGGGACATCACAAATTTCAGGGCAGTCCGGGGATCTTCAAAGGCAATCACGCTTGCCGCGTCACCAAAGTATCGAGCTAG
- a CDS encoding flagellar basal body-associated FliL family protein: MADAAAADEKAPVAPPASAFPVKLLIIVSVVALLFGVGGAFVVIKFLGGSNKGSESAEEHKAEAEAKPEPTSEVSGKQGQAAVPGAMFDLEPFIVNLADTPDVRYLKITIKLEVESEAVSSELSARVPQIRDAVLVLLSSKDVNAVRTTQGKLQLRDEITQRISAVLRKPGVRSAYFTEFVVQ, from the coding sequence ATGGCAGATGCAGCAGCGGCAGACGAAAAAGCTCCGGTAGCGCCCCCCGCTTCGGCGTTCCCGGTCAAACTTCTGATTATTGTGTCGGTCGTTGCCTTACTGTTCGGCGTGGGTGGGGCATTTGTGGTCATCAAATTCCTGGGAGGATCGAATAAGGGTTCGGAAAGCGCGGAAGAGCATAAAGCTGAAGCGGAGGCCAAGCCGGAACCGACGAGCGAGGTCAGCGGAAAGCAAGGCCAGGCTGCGGTGCCGGGAGCCATGTTCGACTTGGAACCCTTCATCGTCAACCTCGCGGATACACCGGACGTTCGTTACCTGAAGATCACCATCAAGCTCGAGGTGGAGAGCGAAGCCGTCTCCAGCGAGCTGTCGGCGCGTGTTCCCCAAATACGGGACGCGGTGCTCGTCCTGCTGAGCAGCAAGGATGTCAATGCGGTGAGAACGACTCAAGGGAAGCTACAACTGCGTGATGAAATTACCCAACGCATCAGCGCGGTCCTGAGAAAGCCCGGCGTCCGCTCCGCCTATTTCACTGAATTCGTCGTTCAATAG